In Neisseria animalis, a single window of DNA contains:
- the ribA gene encoding GTP cyclohydrolase II → MTDALKFVAACRLPTEWGVFTMHGFEEPGGQEHVALVMGDVADGLPVLSRVHSECLTGDALFSQKCDCGPQLKAAMQAVQQEGRGVIVYLRQEGRGIGLINKIRAYQLQDKGLDTVEANVELGLPVDARDFMLAKHIYDHLGIAAVKLLTNNPEKVQTLQQAGINVVERRALQVGENAENERYLHTKADKLGHFLFQE, encoded by the coding sequence ATGACTGATGCACTTAAATTCGTTGCCGCCTGCCGGCTGCCGACCGAATGGGGCGTGTTTACCATGCACGGTTTTGAAGAGCCGGGCGGTCAGGAACACGTTGCGCTGGTGATGGGCGATGTTGCAGACGGCCTGCCCGTGTTGTCGCGCGTCCATTCCGAGTGTCTGACCGGAGACGCACTGTTTTCGCAAAAATGTGATTGCGGCCCCCAGCTCAAGGCGGCCATGCAGGCCGTGCAGCAGGAAGGGCGGGGCGTGATTGTCTATTTGCGCCAAGAAGGGCGCGGTATCGGTTTGATCAACAAAATCCGCGCCTATCAATTACAGGATAAAGGTCTGGATACGGTGGAAGCCAATGTGGAACTCGGTTTGCCCGTTGATGCGCGCGACTTTATGCTTGCCAAGCATATTTACGACCACTTGGGCATTGCGGCGGTCAAGCTGCTGACCAACAATCCCGAGAAAGTCCAAACGCTGCAACAAGCCGGCATTAATGTCGTCGAACGCCGTGCGCTGCAAGTGGGCGAGAATGCCGAAAACGAACGCTATCTGCATACCAAAGCGGACAAGCTGGGGCATTTTCTGTTTCAGGAATAA
- a CDS encoding cell division protein ZipA C-terminal FtsZ-binding domain-containing protein yields MIIIVLGLAIILAVIAYNMYQENQYRKQVREQFGHSDKDALLASKVNHVRDNKETGGKGLFLKKPNKAQEAAMRNLQEQDELFEAKTKAKASAQKAAHAEPVQPALTGFDSHAAAAEENTAEAELPLISLEELAQSELPWFDPRFDYLAYIALDKAQELHSLPRLSESRRFQIIGCTTDDRFQVAEPIPGVHYQAFVMGLQAVSRSGVAAAEELEDFNRRVDAFAQQTGGRVKHTDTAAFTEVAQALDNFCVRVDQTIALHLVSQADISGSELRATLENAGFQLGSDGLFHFADGNGCQMFAIGTMDNTPFSGAALAAQNYQGFSMLLDIPHVPAGEKTFDQFMDLAVKLSGQLSLNLVNDKLEEVSTQWLKDVRNYVLARQEEMLKVGIKPGSKAAKRLFS; encoded by the coding sequence ATGATTATTATCGTTTTGGGCTTGGCCATCATTCTGGCGGTTATCGCCTACAATATGTATCAGGAAAACCAATACCGCAAACAGGTGCGCGAGCAGTTCGGCCATTCCGACAAAGACGCGCTGTTGGCGAGCAAAGTCAACCATGTACGGGACAATAAAGAAACCGGCGGCAAAGGCTTGTTTTTGAAAAAACCGAACAAGGCGCAGGAAGCCGCCATGCGTAATCTGCAAGAGCAGGACGAGTTGTTCGAGGCCAAAACCAAGGCCAAAGCGTCCGCACAAAAAGCCGCCCACGCCGAGCCGGTGCAGCCTGCCTTGACAGGTTTCGACAGCCATGCCGCCGCAGCGGAAGAAAATACGGCCGAAGCAGAGCTGCCGTTAATCAGCTTGGAAGAGCTGGCGCAAAGCGAGCTGCCATGGTTCGACCCGCGTTTTGACTACCTTGCTTACATCGCTTTGGATAAAGCGCAAGAGTTGCACTCATTGCCGCGCCTGTCGGAAAGCCGCCGCTTCCAAATCATCGGCTGCACCACAGACGACCGCTTCCAAGTTGCCGAGCCGATTCCGGGCGTACATTACCAAGCGTTTGTGATGGGCTTGCAGGCAGTCAGCCGCAGCGGTGTGGCCGCAGCCGAAGAGTTGGAAGACTTCAACCGTCGTGTTGATGCCTTTGCCCAACAAACCGGCGGCCGCGTCAAGCATACCGATACCGCTGCCTTTACCGAAGTGGCGCAAGCCTTGGACAACTTCTGCGTCCGTGTCGACCAAACCATTGCCCTGCACTTGGTGTCGCAGGCCGACATCAGCGGCTCAGAACTTCGCGCCACCTTGGAAAACGCAGGCTTCCAGCTCGGCAGTGACGGCCTGTTCCATTTTGCAGACGGCAACGGCTGCCAAATGTTCGCCATCGGCACCATGGACAATACACCGTTCTCCGGCGCTGCACTGGCCGCCCAAAACTATCAGGGCTTCAGTATGCTGCTGGATATTCCGCACGTTCCCGCCGGCGAAAAAACCTTCGATCAATTTATGGACTTGGCGGTCAAACTGTCCGGCCAGTTGAGCCTGAATCTGGTAAACGACAAATTGGAAGAAGTTTCAACGCAATGGCTCAAAGACGTACGCAACTACGTTTTGGCGCGTCAGGAAGAAATGCTGAAAGTCGGCATCAAGCCCGGCAGTAAAGCAGCCAAACGCCTGTTCTCCTAA